Below is a genomic region from Eupeodes corollae chromosome 1, idEupCoro1.1, whole genome shotgun sequence.
ATTACAACgtcttatgtacatatattttaaaacttattggcacagtttttttttcttctgaaatCTGTATTGACTCATGAATTAGTGTTTGTTACATCAACTTAACTTCTcttctttcttatttaaatgaaacaaattgtCTGTtggcatttttctaaaataaattgtctttaaaagttttacgtgatatttaaaagtaaagtaatataatttaatgcaatataaaaaaagcatCTACCAAACTCTACACTTCTTTTCTGGATTCATAGCACTTCCCAGAggacagttaaaaaaatttccaaatttgtcGAAATTCGCTATCGACCATTTTAATCTCATCTCGTCGCTCGCATGAACAACCAAACCTTGTGACTTTGTTGATTTATCATTCTCCAATTTTCCACAGAAAAATTGTgcgaaatcaataaaaaaggaCTGTCCCAATGACCTGGCATTTGTTGTTCCCCCATTATCCATAATACTCCTTCCATTCTGGATTAAAGATCGCTGGAAGGCATCATAAGCTAAACGTATTCCACCAATATCCGAAATTTTCTCCACAATCCTTACGTCCTCCAACTCATCGACGcatttaatttgttcaaaataacTTGGATTGCATGTTAACGCACTTTCAACCATCGAACCATTATAATCATAGTTGATTCCATACAAGTCGAAGCCGTGAAGAAGTTCATGGCCAATAATGAATCCGAGAACACTGTATTTATCGGTTGCTGTATCGTTGCCGAAAATTCTATCCTGGAGAAGAGTCAACGGGacaataattctattttttggTTGCAAAATGAAAGGACTAGGAGTCACGCTCCAATGATAAGCAATAACATTTGGTTCACCCCTCAGCCATTGCAGCTCCTTGTTGACCTTAAATTTAAAGGCCCTTAGAaggtttgaataaaaattgtcTTCCTTGATTTCAAGACTTTGATAATATTGCGCCACAGCATCAAGAGTCATATTCCTATCGGAGTTGCCGATTTGGACATCCATAACAGATACCTTGGTGTAGATGAACAATAGCACGTCCTTCTGACTTTCATAAAGCTTCGAGACTTCAGCTAAAAACTCGATCTTCAAATAATTGAGTAGGTCTAGTACTACCTGATCGTGTTCGTGATCGTAAAAGTGATTCTCGATAATGTGGTCCACTGCCAGAGGCATTGCTTGATGAACTACCCGTACACACTCGACGGGATTAATGTACTCGATGCTGTATTCGTCAAGGAACTGAAGGAATTTGATCATTATGTAATTGGACAATGTTCTGGGTGGAGTTGTCTGCAAATGCTGAACCAGTTTACTCATTACATCAAGGTGGTCAACCATCATCGGTGTGTTGAGGTCGAGttcttgtccaaaaattgttgaaaaatactTCTGCCAATTTATCTGGGGCACACGTTTTTCAACATAATCAAACGAACGTTCTAGCGTATTATCGTCATAGTCGTATGCATAAGGATTTGGAAAAATCGGAGAAAGCTCCTTTTCGAACAAAGTGAATTCATCGGCCAGGGAAGTGTTGAGTGAAGCTCTCTGAAGAATTGATTGTAGGGACTCCTTCGAGCTAGGCTGGAACTTGACTGTGTCCAGATAAATTATACTCAAATTTGAGTTATTCCAGCGTGGTATAATAGCCTGCTTCAGAAATATATTAGcaccgtattttttcaattcaGCGATAGCTGAAACCCAGTCAAATTTAGATTCATCCCAAGAACTGGAAACAGCCCAACCGCTCTTAGGTTTCACAATATCCAAGAACAAGCTCATATCGTTAACCTTTAAACTCTTGCAAGACTTATAAAATGTCTGGACTTTCTCCAGAATTCCCGGGTGCTCCTGGTGCTGGTCATCGGATTCCAGAAGTTTCCTAACTTTGTCATTAATGCTGGCATCGAGGAGGCTAAGCGTATCACTGGAGTTCACATTCGGATTAACTGCATTCCAATTGCCACAGGCGTATTGATAAAAGTCTTCACATGGATTTACTGCTGGATTCAAATATTCTTCGATAACAGCTTCGAGTGGATAAAGGAAATTACTAAGTAAAAGTAAGGTAACCAACAAAACTGAGTACATTACGCGGTTCTTGAAGTTTATGACTGATCGTCGAGCTTAAAATAATACTATTGAATGCGTTTTTCAACTGAAGAACTTACTGTGCATACATTTCAACAcaaattcaaaagtaaattcTTGATAGGGGTTTCCAATGAGAGGTATCAATCTAGTATATATcaattaaagtttatttcattTAGTCAAGTGGCAGAAACGACTTCGGGTGCAGATGCTGAACCAtactttttccttaaattttgtttcccgAATTCCGATCGAATCGATTGTACTGCTTTGAAATAGATCTTATCTTTCGCGAGGTTCATTTTATGGTGTAAATGTTAAGAATTTTAATGAGTATTTAAAGCGTTTGTTTAATAAATgacgtagtttttacttgtcaaatgtcaaaagatgacaattAAAAAGTGACACTTGAACATATAGCAAAATATGCTAAATAaaagctcttattgaaaaaccctatattaTTTGTCatttattatacaaaacaaaatctatttatttcttCGTATTATAAttcttttagaaaaaagatTCTAAATAAATTAACCTTGAATTATAGAGGAGCATACACCATACAATGCAATATTGGACAAAAGATATGAACTTATACTCGCATGGCATATTTGAATTAAGATTCTTAATCTTCAGATTAATTGAAGAGATTTTTGTCAGGGGTTGCAATCAGTTGAATTGGCTCTTTTTTGAAATGATCCCCTTAAAGTAATTAAGAGTAGTTTTTGATATTTCctatcatattttgtatttcttttcaacaGTGTGTCTAAGGAAAAAcagaaatttatttcaatatactTCTAACGGGGATCAAGCTTACTTACATGCATTGATTTTCTACGAATATTTTCCCTCATAAaggaaaagatataaatccaatttcagtattttcttaaatcacGGGTGTTTTTTTATCTTAATACTTAATAATATCGTAAAATAACAGTTGATGATTTTTCATTCACAATTATAAAAGACTTAGTTGACACTTTTAAAGTGGAATCGAATCTAATGCTTTCGGAATGACGACTCAGACAGTTGAAATTTTGTAGCTGTCAACTCGTTTTCGAGTATCAAAAGCATTCAAATGTGGAAAATGAAAACTGCATTATGTGTCAGTGGAATTGAATGTCTTATAATTTACAATTTGTTCATATTCCTTAAATCCTTTGAAAAGTTCCTCAAATTTCCCAAGGTTGagatttgttttggtttttaaggataattttaagttgtttatcCAAAATATTGCTGATTCTTGTATTAAATTatgataaacaattttaaaactagaTAATTCTATAACATATTGATATTgtcatcaaaatttaaatttgcaatcctcagttttttatcttttttgtctttaaaataaatttgaaacttttttcaatGGTGTAACTAAGTACACGTCATTAAGcagcattttgttttataagtgaCATATTGCATCTTCTACCtgagcgtcgaacttgtcgagttatataagctgagtaaggtcaatgattctcgggaATTATTTCTCCAGAAGAGCCCTGAAACCAAAGGTCGCTGGTCCCTCCCCTTCCCAATCCTTACCGCCCCATACGTTGGCTGATGGTTCCTTATTCCCTGACTGTATATTGCATCACTGTCTGTCAATACCCTGTTTCCTTCCTGGGACGCTTATGGCTTAATTGCTGTTCGTCTCTCCTTTTCCAAAACATATACTCCCTTCAACTTCacaattgggctggatctaaggtgttatacgacccgtgccgatgatctgCCAGGCTGAGGtcccaatttctaaaaatagctcagtcgttaacggagtatccggataccaggcgacctccggattagctAACCTTATCTGTGTAAGCGAATCTCAGATggaacggagtatccggataacaggcgacctccggattagctAACCTTATCTATGTAAGCGAATCTCAGAtggacccccccccccctttacTTCGACTACTCGTGGGAATCcaaatgtataaacaaaaacaaaaccaaatccCGAAGCAAAAACGTCAAACCGGTACCGGTACTCCAGTTACACCGGACGGCAGTTTGGCGGACACGAAGGCTGTCGTTGCACCTATGCCAAACATCAGAGAAGGGATTGTGCCAAGTCACTGCCTATCCTCGTGTGCGGTACAGGTTATAActacaccgggcggcagttcggTGGCAACGTTGGCTGTCGTTACTCCTGTGCCAAACACCGGAGAAGGGCTCTTGCCAAGTCACTGCCCATCTTCTGTTATGGTATCACTGACAAAAACCTTTCCAGAATGCTCCTAGGAGCTCCTATAAACAACTGCGCTATGCGATGGGGATTCTAAAATCCCCTGGTTCAACATTGGGGGATGGAAGTAATCCCATCCTTAGCAAGAGGCAGGAGTGGGATAAATCCATTCTAGATAAAACTAGTCGCTACGAACCCACGCCAAAACGACAAAGGTCTTTGGAGGAGCCCACTCCCGTCCCAAAAAAGTCATGGAGAGCATCCGGGTCCACCACTAGTAACAAGCGATTGGGGTGGGCAtcaaggtcatgtcaaactcatcgcctgtaACGATCAAAGGTCGCGTGATCTCTATACGCTTGCTGTCGGCATGCTGGGATCCCGAAAGAACCCTCTTGTCCAGTTAGCATTAGTGAAATGATCAGGATCAGTAACCCGAACCTCCCATGTTACGACTTCAAGGTcgttaacggagtatccggataccaggcgacctccggattaacgtAACGATCAAAGGTCGCGTGATCTCTATACGCTTGCTGTCGGCATGCTGGGATCCCGAAAGAACCCTCTTGTCCAGTTAGCATTATTGAAATGATCAGGATCAGTAACCCGAACCTCCCATGTTACGACTGGAAGGTCGTGAAACTGGAGGAACCAAAGGGTCTTTATCGAAGTGCGATTAACGTAATCAATAAAGTCTCTGTGGCTTCTCTGGTGCGAGATAAGGGCGTGATAAGATGCGGCTTCGAGTCAGTCACGCTCCgcgtttataaaaaagatgaggtagaCGTTTCATGCGAGCCTCCACAACCCCCTTCGAAGGCTGTGTCGCAAGACGTAGGGGTTCCCATTGCTGCTATCAccttcccatccttggatgttgatgatgatcTATCTgggccctcttctgtcgcagtACAGTCTTCTTCTAAGCTGTGTCGCAAGACGTAGGGGGTCCCAATGCTATCACCACCCTCCCATCCTTGGATGTCGATGAGAATGTGGTGgggccctcttctgtcgcagcacACTCTTCTTCTGAAAACGTCAAAAGTTTATTCCTAATGGAGACCGATGACTCAAACGACAAAGCTCTTCCCagtgaggaagaagatgaactaTTAGGTTCCTCTTCATCTGATCTGGATGAGATGGatttaacagtggtggaggttgatctgcatatttgtagccaaaatgctgcaaatattacagattaatctccaacactctaaaACGGCTTCGGCATCCCTTTTTCTCCGCATGCAAAAACTGGAGAAAATATCGTTCTCATCCAAGAGCCCTGAATTGTGAAATCCCTGGTTCGAGGATTGAGAACTCCTGGCTACTACCTTTTATATGTAATAGGAAAAGGTAACCCAAAGTCATGCATACTAGTAAAACGtaatctaaatgtatttttactccctaATTTCAGTGCTAAAGACGTCACCACAGCCAGTATAATAATAGGCAACCATACCTATTGGCTGGTATCAGCGTATTTGGGCCACGACCACCAGGGCACACTGCCTGGTACCATTCTGAATCAAcaagacaaaaaacaaacataattatCGGTTGTGACGCCAATGCGCACCATACTACATGGGGTAGTACCGATATAAATAACAGAAGTGaatctctttttgattatattctaacaAGTAATCTGACAGTTAATCCAaccggaaattttagcgattaAAGAGGTTCTcccctggctaagagaaaacgtgatatcaacttctgatatccgcatcttctctgacagtcaggctgctattaaatcttttGACAATGTCttaaccaaatctcaaacgggcctcgattgtcgatcgtctcttatggagacgGCGCAGCAATTTAATATCACCTATATTGGGTGACGGGCCAccgagacatcacgggaaattgtagagccgatgaactttctaaaaatgaaagcgtcatgcctatttcacctgaaagggagaagataggtataccgatagcttcaagtaaacttatgctaaaaaaaagagcttttgcGAAAGCAAATTCTtggtggcacaacttaccaacatgcacAGTatactagctaaaaaggatatcaaatatcttcttcgctttataaaaagatcaaaatggttcgactagtaagaagtaattctctagattcatgtagtatcaatgggcctttcttttggcctaGGACCAAAATCTTCtcctttttagattttttttaaattttattatttatttactatattggtaaacattttaatCACGTccataattcttttatttttcttgaggCTCAAAGAAGAGAAAATAGAATAAGAACGAAGGCCTTATTTCACCAACACTTTATACTTTGCaactttccatctatatttcgCAAATTACGTTTTACAAAACGCAAGTTTAAAAGgaggaaattattaaattgaaaggTTCTCctgtcgatgctctgtattttagtgaaaaccgcatcatgtttggaggcttggttgaggaaatagagcaaccgaaagataatttgtgatgagctgggtcgaaattctgtaattttactttttgactctACACAAATACGTTTCTACAAACTCAAATTTGTATTAgcaaagttttgttattttttaaaataaatggttttcaatTGGCGCTGTTGGATTTTGGtgccccgtggcggccattttgatttgttgacatctgtcaaatcttttgttcagttgtttattataaatcataatgataaaactttattaacaaaataagtgCTCATTAACACAAACGTTGCGCTCATtccgcccattttacggtagacctggtggcccttcacagtcgacttttcaaggttTGGTGGCAAAATTAGAGACGACcgattcagtaaacaatcagaatcagccaacacccgaacattcaaggaacgcaagatcggtcGAGAACATCACCACTGTGTGTGCatgtgtacagcagaacccgggGCAGTCTACTTCtagccgtgcacaagaactcgatGTTTAGCAGACTTCAAATTGGCGAATTTTGCATGGGGAcctgggcctacacccgtacaagatccaactgacccaaaagcttaaagttcatgaccatagacaacgtgGTGTAATTGGaccttcattttttgaaaacgatgataacttatttcttatggaacctagacgacatgtggtttcagcagGACGGCGCGGTggtggcgctacgtgccacacagcaaacgctacgattgacattttgcatgaactaTTTGAGgcaaggttatctctcgcaggggtgatgtaAATTGGTCAGGAAGGTCATGCGATTTTATCCTGCTAGATTGTTTCCCATTggttttcttgaagtcgcaggtctatgcaaattaACCACAATCGATTGATGCCCTAAGACTACGTTAAGACGGCGACTATTCGGTTCGATTTTTTCGCGTATGCGGTTTTATCGAATACGAGACGGCATTTCACACGagaaatattcaattcaatttttcacgTACGGGTTTTGAGGCGTGGCGGGGGACACAGCAATGTGGGCAGTCATACAACCATCGTCTTCATGGATCCACGTATTCCACTTATTAACTTCCcgtataggaagttattgtaaagggtcCGATTATtccaattgaacattttgacatttctcgacaggaataaaagatttttagaaagatgcctgtgcgtgcctgtttacgtacgttcgtacgataaaacgttcgcgacgtttttttcggtttcaaataaatttagatgcagaaagtgttttcaaaaaaattgcgtggtggtttttttaccatagcagtttgaaaaaaaaggtgaaaattttggttaaccctaaatatcttacgaaccaaaaacgctagagacttgaattaaattttatataatatattataacgtgatatcaaaaaagtatattttttgaaaaaaatccatttaacggtttttttataaatcaaaaaaactaaaaaaaaattgtcacctccaaaattttacgactaagaCATGATCAAAAACATctcccaaaataattttgtgcaacgaagaataatgtttttgacatctgatacaatttttagaaaaatcgaattgacatttttttttataaataaaaatctaaaaaaaaccttactcaaagttggtaaaaattaaatatcgactcaaatatttttcaaaaacttgaaatttaggcttcaaacttattttatcttataaaaaatattgttttcaacattttaaaaaatgttgagcaaaatcgaactgacagtttttttacaaaaaatgaaaacctaaaaaaaaattaataaaagttggtaaaaattgattttcgatttaaatatcttttcaaaacattaagatattggctttaatttacttttatctttcaaaaaatattgttttaaacattcagtaaaattttgaaaaaacatcgaattaacagtttttttttacaaaaaattaacaaaagttggtaaaaatggattttcgactcaaatagcttttcaaaaattaaaaatattggcttcaaacttattttatttcaccgaaaatattgttttcgatattcagtaatttttatttaaaaatccaacaatccgttttttcataaaaaataaaatctataaaaaattgtacgcaaatttggtaaaaattgatacgatacaaacttttaagcaagacaaatcgacagacgggatgggaagttatcagtgtgggtcgcatcccagcctctttttttacaatataattGATAAAGTGCTATAAAGTATTCGCGACTCTTATTGTGATGTTCTATGGTTTGGTTATGGTTTAATTTGTTgagattgaaaatttttaaatcaatgtcCATTTCAATATAGGTTGTAataaaaaaccattttaaaaagtaCTCTCGTTAATTAAATCGCCATTATCAAGAGTTCAGCACCACTTCAACTTCTGCtgttaattccattttttttggaGTTAATATCCTTCTGTTAACATTAACAAAAGTGGTTTCcctaaaaatggtttaaaaaaattattttgaaaacatttttaacgcgCTCCCCAGCAGGTGTTAATTTGGttgcaaacttatttttttttttaaatataattatgctCTGGTATCGAAAAGTTTTCGATTACGATCTATGCTCCTGAGCCACGTCTGTTATCCAAAGATTTGCTTTAAAAAGCCGCGATTTTAATCGCGTCTGTTAGGTTAATATCTTTAGCATGCGAATAATCTCAAGTAGTAtcgtaaaagtccaacaacttaGAAACACAAATTTCGGCGACGAACGTCTGTCGGGAAAGTTTGATGAACTACACGCCTGTCGCAACATTGTTTGAGATCAGCGACTTGTAGGCGTCAAGTTGCAATGCATTTGATATGGTTTCCCTCCCTATTTTAATATTCGGAAGAGCTTTACTTTGCACTTTTTCTCAGAAACGCAGCCACTTCGTGGCGGCAGTTGAAATTTCCTACGTTCCTTTACTAAAACAACATACAACTTTAGTATCAGCTGGTTTGCTTTTACGCCAAAATTTAGCCCTCAGGTATATTTGTCTGATCGACtcattttgcattattttaatgtaaatttgaTACATTTTGCACTTTGACTACGTTGCAAAGTTAAAAGGTCCTTTAGagagaatacattttttatacaaacaaatattttcacaatATTAATGTTTCCAATTTTAGTTATGCACTGtcacggttttttttttttaacatcttccttgaaagaatagtgcagagctcacacgtcaagactagcctttcaaaagtctgtgcaATTACTAGCATAGAgcttagcgtgatgtcaatggggcttttgttagtattgaggcagaggcggtaaaaatgggtttagcggttaatgagggcaaaacaaggTATAagatgtcgtcaagaaaggtcCTACAACACAGACTCTCCGTCGTCAATTCTTCATGTACAGAAATAACTTTTGAGATGGTAAAGGACTTCTTTTACCAAAGCTTCACTATGAactcagaaaacaacactatagagatgagatcaaacgaagaataactcttgctaaccgctgcttctttgggctaagaaagcaattgagtagcaaagccctctctcgagcgacCAAATTGTCGcaatataagaccctcatcatctcTGTCCTGCTATACTATGTAGAACCATGGTCTattacaaaagcggatgaaagcaccttttgttgtttcgagagaaaagttctttgcaTGATCGACGGTCCCGAACTTATCCAGAAGGGTAAAGTCAAACGACTGAGATTGGgaggtcacgtagagcgcatagaagaaaatgcttcggcccggaaagtcttcgaatccacgcccacaggacagtgcagtagaggaagaccgccgATCATGTGGCGCGCATAagggaaagtgacctcaccgaACTTGcggtgcaaaactggagacatctagctagggactaaGCTAATTGGAGAAGTTTGTTAAGTGAGGCAATGGTTCTCACATGATTGTAGCGCTAAACTAAACAATCAGATTATAGAAACTTGTCCTTATGTCGTCCAAACCTGCTTATTCATTAAAATCGGTGAAGAGAATAGCGCCCATAGTGTCAACTTACTGTaacctaaataaaattatgGATTATCGACGGTTAAACTTCTGAACCTCGTAAGTggaaaagttagaaaaatcCACTTTAACTTCTTCAGTAATAATAAACAACGACtacttatt
It encodes:
- the LOC129940807 gene encoding membrane metallo-endopeptidase-like 1, with the translated sequence MYSVLLVTLLLLSNFLYPLEAVIEEYLNPAVNPCEDFYQYACGNWNAVNPNVNSSDTLSLLDASINDKVRKLLESDDQHQEHPGILEKVQTFYKSCKSLKVNDMSLFLDIVKPKSGWAVSSSWDESKFDWVSAIAELKKYGANIFLKQAIIPRWNNSNLSIIYLDTVKFQPSSKESLQSILQRASLNTSLADEFTLFEKELSPIFPNPYAYDYDDNTLERSFDYVEKRVPQINWQKYFSTIFGQELDLNTPMMVDHLDVMSKLVQHLQTTPPRTLSNYIMIKFLQFLDEYSIEYINPVECVRVVHQAMPLAVDHIIENHFYDHEHDQVVLDLLNYLKIEFLAEVSKLYESQKDVLLFIYTKVSVMDVQIGNSDRNMTLDAVAQYYQSLEIKEDNFYSNLLRAFKFKVNKELQWLRGEPNVIAYHWSVTPSPFILQPKNRIIVPLTLLQDRIFGNDTATDKYSVLGFIIGHELLHGFDLYGINYDYNGSMVESALTCNPSYFEQIKCVDELEDVRIVEKISDIGGIRLAYDAFQRSLIQNGRSIMDNGGTTNARSLGQSFFIDFAQFFCGKLENDKSTKSQGLVVHASDEMRLKWSIANFDKFGNFFNCPLGSAMNPEKKCRVW